A genomic region of Rhipicephalus sanguineus isolate Rsan-2018 chromosome 3, BIME_Rsan_1.4, whole genome shotgun sequence contains the following coding sequences:
- the LOC119387506 gene encoding tyrosine-protein kinase JAK2 yields the protein MVSANEAVRIHFYTPRDPLVIPNNGGVHIAEDLCVLAAKTCGISPVTCQLFGLYCSDLDIWFAPSAAVKDKDKTVNVHFRLRFKPPNMDRIREDEAVLNYLYHQMRQDFVCGRVPELHQSKVQSRTLGLVITDVVRHLIELGQTPQQGSYSFSDFMPSVLVGPWKMRVLKTRMTTALNECWQNSRQNAQRVKEIYVNEFRSIVPDYVCEQFASQVDTDGRVWEVILQVNPYHPQLPGLRMRPRGPKENITWTQICSISDLCFVNMVPSNCTVEISRRNGIPQNLKFDSISQMHSFVSLLDGYYRLTEKWTVNLCINLPTPSLTMLRAMRCHGPVGAKFAYQKLQEKGGHEAGWYLIRQSSSIYHEYRLDFLGKNAVPETLRIVQLEDGRFALDEAAPEEGIYPTLAKLISEAIRPTLDVELGYCVPPSEYDKTQLLLCRPPSLDVEKSSLKREPRECIHSGALTFTENRKDELPGKFTVVRRAFLHRERNQYREVAVKALKPHLEDSHLKEFMVQCDRMLFWQCEAIVSSVGMVHSGSFGLVCEFLPLGSLDAYLHQHRLQLQAVDLVEAAKGLARALWYLEEQGCVHGKIRCRNILVSQHEANAFYVKLSDPGLLVYMNEDIHWIPPEFYYNLNMAKSSIKADTWAFGTTLWEIFSYGEPPMAGVPITEATRRYREGERLPIPADMHEGIRLLLQECWSLDPDSRPQPQTVMRDINQIFYEVYNSRRSHSYASVYPQASSPTGLSADSASPMLGKAASPSFASAEANRRPETIRQHHAPIGMSATSTNEALSQRRGFKWGKNRFRLHTSEVSYDNLSSCSTSTVQSEATLQSDLGTCIDVESLVSLEENADNIISFGNTSPLAEVSGSPWVIDSQQLIKGKPLGQGFFGEVYAASLKKWAGLQEETVAVKCMRKTSLLESFQSESGLRDLQREIEIMKSLRHPNIVEIKGLVEEPEVMLVMEFLEMGSLLTYLQTYRDKVTHPQLIKYSEDIANGMQYLEEKRIVHRDLAARNILVASKDQVKISDFGLAQFTDSQYYYYIRTKNRKLPMKWYAPESILYGKFSTKSDVWSYGVTLWEMFSYGEDPVIQGVTQENLGNELLQGKRLACPTDCPADLYQLMLLCWANDAHKRPEFRKIKDMVHSL from the exons ATGGTTTCTGCAAACGAAGCTGTGCGCATTCATTTCTACACACCTCGCGATCCCTTGGTGATTCCTAACAATGGTGGAGTGCACATTGCTGAAGACTTGTGTGTCCTAGCGGCCAAAACATGCGGTATCAGTCCCGTAACGTGCCAGCTTTTCGGTCTGTACTGCTCGGACCTGGACATATGGTTTGCACCGTCGGCGGCCGTGAAAGACAAAGACAAAACAGTGAATGTTCATTTCCGCCTGCGTTTCAAGCCTCCCAACATGGACAGGATCAGA GAGGATGAAGCAGTGCTCAACTACCTGTACCATCAGATGCGACAAGACTTTGTGTGTGGTCGTGTACCCGAGCTGCATCAGAGCAAAGTGCAGAGCCGAACTCTGGGCCTGGTGATTACAGACGTGGTGCGCCATCTCATCGAGCTGGGACAGACCCCTCAGCAAGGCAGTTACAGTTTCAG TGACTTTATGCCTTCAGTTCTTGTCGGACCGTGGAAAATGCGTGTGCTCAAGACCAGAATGACCACTGCCCTCAATGAATGCTGGCAGAACAGTCGGCAAAATGCTCAACGTGTCAAG GAGATCTACGTAAATGAATTCAGAAGCATAGTACCTGATTATGTGTGCGAGCAGTTTGCTTCTCAAGTAGACACTGATGGTCGGGTGTGGGAGGTAATCCTGCAGGTCAACCCATACCATCCACAGCTACCGGGTCTACGTATGCGCCCAAGGGGACCCAAGGAA aacatAACATGGACACAAATCTGCTCCATCAGTGATCTTTGCTTCGTGAACATGGTTCCATCTAACTGCACAGTTGAAATCAGCCGTCGGAATGGCATACCTCAG AACCTCAAGTTTGACAGCATCAGCCAGATGCACTCCTTTGTCTCTCTTCTGGATGGCTATTATCGGTTAACGGAGAAGTGGACAGTGAATTTGTGCATTAATCTGCCAACACCGTCACTGACCATGCTTCGAGCAATGAGATGCCATGGACCAGTGGG GGCCAAGTTTGCCTACCAGAAGCTGCAGGAGAAAGGTGGGCACGAAGCAGGCTGGTACCTGATTCGGCAGAGCTCGTCCATCTACCACGAGTATCGGCTGGACTTTCTGGGAAAGAACGCGGTGCCGGAGACGCTGCGCATTGTGCAGCTTGAGGACGGTCGCTTCGCACTGGACGAAGCGGCACCGGAAGAGGGCATTTATCCGACACTGGCAAAGCTGATCAGTGAGGCTATTCGACCTACCCTCGATGTAGAGCTGGGATACTGTGTACCTCCATCTGAATATG ACAAAACGCAGTTGCTGTTATGCCGTCCACCATCCCTTGACGTGGAAAAGTCTTCTCTGAAGCGAGAGCCACGTGAGTGCATCCACTCAGGGGCACTGACGTTCACGGAGAATCGCAAGGATGAGCTGCCTGGCAAGTTCACTGTGGTGCGGCGGGCGTTCCTGCATCGGGAACGAAATCAGTATCGAGAGGTTGCTGTCAAAGCCCTGAAGCCCCACCTGGAAGATAGCCATCTCAAG GAGTTCATGGTGCAGTGTGACCGGATGCTGTTCTGGCAGTGTGAAGCCATTGTGAGCTCTGTTGGCATGGTGCACTCGGGAAGTTTTGGCCTGGTGTGCGAGTTCCTGCCTCTGGGCTCCCTGGATGCCTATCTCCATCAGCACAGGTTGCAACTTCAAGCTGTTGACTTGGTTGAAGCGGCCAAAGGGCTGGCGCGTGCCCTCTGGTACCTG GAAGAGCAAGGCTGCGTTCATGGCAAGATCAGGTGCCGAAACATTCTAGTCTCCCAGCACGAAGCCAATGCATTCTATGTCAAGCTTTCAGACCCGGGACTGCTTGTCTACATGAATGAGGA CATACATTGGATCCCACCAGAGTTCTACTACAACCTTAACATGGCCAAATCATCCATCAAGGCCGATACTTGGGCTTTTGGAACGACCCTGTGGGAGATATTCAGCTATGGGGAGCCACCAATGGCGGGAGTCCCTATCACTGAG GCAACAAGGAGGTACAGGGAAGGGGAGAGATTGCCTATTCCAGCTGACATGCATGAGGGGATCCGCCTGCTGCTGCAAGAGTGCTGGTCATTGGACCCAGACAGCCGGCCTCAGCCACAGACTGTCATGCGAGACATCAACCAAATATTTTACGAGG tGTACAACTCCAGGCGGAGTCACTCGTATGCCTCGGTCTACCCTCAGGCCTCTTCGCCGACCGGGCTGTCCGCAGACTCTGCAAGTCCCATGCTGGGAAAAGCGGCGTCGCCATCATTTGCATCTGCAGAGGCGAATCGGAGACCAGAAACAATTAGGCAGCATCACGCTCCCATTGGAATGTCTGCCACCTCAACGAACGAAGCTCTGTCGCAGAGGCGTGGATTCAAGTGGGGAAAGAATCGTTTCCGCTTGCACACATCGGAAGTCAGTTATGACAACCTTTCGAGCTGTTCGACTTCGACAGTTCAGTCTGAAGCGACACTCCAGTCCGACCTAGGAACGTGCATCGATGTAGAAAGCCTGGTCAGCTTGGAAGAGAA TGCAGACAACATTATCTCATTTGGCAACACATCACCCCTGGCTGAAGTGTCTGGTTCACCATGGGTCATTGACAGTCAGCAACTGATAAAAGGAAAACCACTTGGACAG GGTTTTTTTGGGGAGGTGTATGCAGCTTCCCTAAAAAAATGGGCCGGCCTACAAGAGGAGACGGTGGCAGTCAAATGCATGCGCAAGACGTCCCTGCTCGAGTCCTTTCAGAGCGAGTCGGGGCTACGTGACCTGCAACGAGAAATAGAGATTATGAAGAGCCTCAGGCACCCCAACATTGTTGAAATAAAGGGCCTCGTTGAAG AGCCCGAGGTGATGCTGGTCATGGAGTTCCTGGAGATGGGCTCCCTGCTGACATACCTACAGACGTATCGCGACAAGGTGACTCATCCACAGCTCATCAAGTACAGTGAAGACATTGCTAAT GGCATGCAGTACCTGGAGGAGAAGCGCATTGTGCACCGGGATTTGGCTGCACGGAACATCCTGGTGGCCTCTAAAGATCAGGTCAAGATCAGCGACTTTGGCCTTGCCCAGTTCACGGACAGCCAGTACTACTACTACATCCGTACCAAGAACCGCAAGCTGCCCATGAAATG GTATGCCCCCGAGAGCATCCTTTACGGCAAGTTCTCGACCAAGTCGGACGTGTGGAGCTACGGTGTGACACTGTGGGAAATGTTTTCCTACGGTGAGGATCCTGTCATACAGGGGGTCACCCAGGAGAACTTGGGCAACGAGCTGCTCCAGGGTAAGCGACTGGCTTGCCCCACTGACTGCCCGGCCGACCTCTACCAGCTGATGCTCCTCTGCTGGGCAAATGATGCCCACAAGCGGCCCGAATTCAGAAAGATTAAGGACATGGTACACAGTCTGTGA